From Chitinophagaceae bacterium:
ATATCAGCCACTTGAAAACTAACACAGCCTTCGCTGTCTTTTGCATATACTGTATAAGTTCCAAAGCCCAGATTTTCAAACAGATTATTCGTAGAAAAATTTAAGGTATCTCCAATGGAAAATAAATAAGGCGGGTTGCCACCTATGGCAATAGCGGTAATGCTGCTTTCATCCGTTTGCAGGGATAAGATAAGCCCATCGCAAGGGAAAGGAATGCTTTCACTGATAGTAAACTCACATTCCAGAGCGTCTTTTACGGTAATGGCATAGGTTTCGCCCGGTACGGCAGGGAAAGATGGAATTGCTGACGTAAACGGATCTTGATTGACAGCATATATATAGGGCGGCTCCCCACCCTGAGGCTCTACAGTCAATTCATCATCAACTATTTCAACATTCATCGATAAATTAGAGCCTACACATGGATTTGGTACTGTATGGTTAATTGTAGCCACACAACCTTGCTCATCCTTGACCGAAAAAGTATATAAAGTCTCATAATCAAAAACAATCTCGGGAATGTCCTCCAGGAAATTGTCTCCATTTTCAGCATAAAGATAAGGGGGAACTCCAAGATGTGCAACAGGTCTAATTATGCTGTCAATTTGTTCAACACTAACAGCCAAAGAGCTTTCATAGCAAGTAGTATCAGCATAAGCAGTTATAATCAAGGGAGAATTCTCAATATGGTTCCCTTCACAATCCAGCACACTAACTTCCAGCTCGCTTTTAAGGCTATCGCCCGGAGTCCAAACTGTTCCGGCAAGACCTATCGAAGAGGCTAGCACGATTGAATCAGAAACGTACCCCCCATTTTTAGGTACAAACTTCACCCTCGCAACAGGTAAAGTCAACCCCCTGTTGCTCAATACTCTTATTCGAGGATTAAACTCAAGAGGTTCTCCCGGAATATAGGTTTGATTATTTCCGCTGTAAATATTTAAATTGTGGGGGAAGGAGTAATTATAAAAAGGCCTGTTCCAGGTTCTTGATATATCAACAAGTTCATGCCCGATTACTGTTGCAGCAGCACCGAGAGTGAGTCCGGCAGATAAGTCTGCTTCGACTTTCCAGTCAGTATCCTGATTTACGCATACGCCCATTTTTTGGTTTAATTTTAAATCGAGGTAGGGACCTAAGAATCTAAAAACTGTAAAGCTGATTTTGGGACCAATAGAAAAAGTTTGTTCTATTTCTCCGGTCATTGACCAGTCAAAATTCAATTCAGAATTACCGGTTTTATTGTAGGTGTAACCCCATGATTGATTTTTATATTCTATATATGCATTAATATTATTTCTTTCTTCAAGCATATAACTCATATCGATAGTTGCATTCACACCGGCTGTAAATTTGCCATCAATAGTAAGGTTAACACTTACCAAAACAGGGACGTAACCTAAAATAATAATATAGTCTTTAGTTATTGAAATAATCTCAAACTCTTGTTCAGGAACACTAATTCCCTGAGAAGCTTCCATTTCCAGTCCCAAACTTTTTTCTTCAATAGCATTACTGGAGCCAAATCGAATATGTTTAACTCCTGACCAATATGTGTAATCAAAGTCGGCAACCAAATTTGGCTGAAAAGTGTATTCTCCGGCAACTCCGGCTTTGAAGCTCCCGTATTCTATTAAATTGGGATAGGGCAGATTGACAGATATTTTTGTGGCACCCTCTTCCGAGCGACTGAAGGATAGTTCATTATCCGGATGTCCGGTTCGATTAATACGCTCCCCAATTTTATAAAAATGAATATTACCCGGAGCAAATTCAGGTTTGGATAATAATTCGGCACGCGTAGGCAATTGAGACAGTTGTTGATAGTTATTAGAAATTTTAGCTGTTTCAGAAAGGGTTTCAAAATCAAGTATTTGGGCTAAATCAATGGCACCGTCCTCAATCAAATCCTCTAAAGTAGCCTGAGAAGTAAACATGGTATAAGTATTTCCGCTGACGGAAAAAGAGTCTACCTTTCTAAAAAAACCGTTACTATTTACATTAATAAGTAAAGTTGATTCTGTAATTTGGGGTACCGGTTCGGAAAAGGTTACGATATGAATACCATCTACTAAATCTTCATAAGTACTTAAAATAGTATCGGTTGTATCTATAATAGCAATATTGTCTGCGAGATTTAACTCTCTGAATCGTATCTCAATAGTATCGGTAGTGAAACCACATGCATTGGTAAGTTTCCACTCTAAAACATACAAGGAGTCAGTGCCGCTAAAAGTAGAGTAGGGCTTGTTATTATATTCAAATGTTCCCCCGTTTCCCTCTAATACCGTCCACAGTCCGGCAGCTCCGTCTTCAATATTTGCATACAGTTTTACCTGATTGCCGGAAATTACTCTGTCAAAGCCGGCATTGGCAACAGGAGGCATTTGTACGTAAGAGATATCAGAATAGGAGGGAGGGCAATCTGGAAATTTAGCAACTGCTCTGTAATACATACTCTCTTCAGGAAGGAAGTTATATTGAAAATTATGGGCGTTAGGAATATATGTCCAGGTCTCCATGTTTTTAGACTTCTGCCATTGAATTGTACCGTATTGGTAATTGGCAGTTTCTAAAACAATTGAATCGGTTCCGCAAACATCAATAATTTGGGCATGTAAACTATGAGAAGTGATATTTAGCCAGAATAGTGCGATGAAGATAAAAATATTATTTTTCATTTTTATAAGTATTAATACTAATTAATGATTACTTTTCTACTTGTTTTTTCTGTTCCCTTAAAAAGATTCATAATGTATGTTCCACGCGGTAAATGACTTATATTAAAGGTCTTCATAAAGGCATTGTTTTCTGAAAATAATTCTTCCGATAAAATTACGGCACCGTTAAGATTGATTAGTTGAATTTTTATCTTTCCCATTTGTTCTCCTGAAGAAGCTTTGACTACGATTCTATCATTAGCCGGATTAGGAAAAATGTCTAATTGAAAGGACTGCTTCTGTTGGAGAGTTTCTTCAACAGAAACTGTTGCACAAGGGTCTTGTAGTTCTAAAACCACTACGGTTTGGGCATTTGCTACACCAAAACTAAAAAAGAGGAATAGCATTAAAAAAAACGTTTGTAAGCAATTCATTTGAATTAAAATTTAATGTTAGTGTGTAAAAAAAGTATAATTAGTTTTTGTATAAAACCATATGAATTATATGATATGAGCTGTAAATCAATGCAAAAATAGAAAAGAATTTAAAAAAATAGAATCCTAGTATGGGTTTTATTTAAGTTTATTTAGTTGATATTATAAAGCTTACAATGTCTGTATATATTATATGTATAAGCTAATGAAAAAAATAAAAAGATAGGTTCAGTTTGCTGTGGTTTGAATAATTGGTGCTTCTGCAACCTTAAAAATTACTTTTTAAAGGAGTAGTATTTAAACAATTAATGGTCAGTTTTTCTCTTTTTTAGAAAACGAGATGATAAAATTTATATCATCTGCCTATACAAATATTAGGTGGTTGTTTTGTTCATTATTTGTTTGTAAGCTCCGTCCCAAAGATTAATTCGCTTTTGTAAAGATTCAATTGTTGTTTTTTCTGCATCTTCCCAAAATTTTATGTCAGTTCCGCATAGATTAGCAGTCATTTGCAAAGCAAGGTGGCTATGATGGTCTCCATCAACTTCAATATGTCTTTCGAGATAATATTTGAATATGCCAATGCTGTCCGGGAAATTACGATGAATATCATTAACAATAGATAAAAACATTCCGGGTATTAGGTCTTCGCGCCCAAATGTAAATATTGCCGATTGCAAATAGGCCTTATTAGTACCGATTATTTTAAATGTAAAATCGATAAATTCAGAAGCTTCCTTTGGGGTGTTAGAATTTTTAAATGCCTTATTAAAGTTTCCGGTATTTTTTAATATAGATGTGAAACTTTCAATTTGATAAGTGTCTGCCCCGCACTGTTTCATTGCATCAAGATAGATTTCAAAATGGCTTTTTCTAATGCCATTTATATCAATGTCTGATTCTTCACCATTGACAATTTCATTTATTAAGTGTCTTGTATCTGCCGTGCCTTTTGGAAACCAGGGAACACTAGTACAAGTTAAGTTATTTTGAAGAGTTTTCAATAAAGACATAAAATCCCATACAGCATAAACATGGAATTGCATAAATATTTTTAAGTCATCTACGTCTTTAATTACTGAATACACTTTGTGATTAATTATCTCCTGTCTTAAAGGCTCTATTTTTTTTCTTATTTTTTCTATTTGACCGGTCATTTTATTATTTTAGAAAATCAAACGTAATAAAAATGTTAAAGTTTACAGTAAATAATAAAATTTCCGCTAAGTTTATTTTATATATAATTTAGACTTTAGGTATAAGGGATTTGTATGGCTAATGAATTACGCCGGGAAAAGGGAGATCATCTACTGTTAATAAAATTATTAAACTCTGTTTTTGCTTGTGAATTGCTAAACAAAGCATTATGTCCAAAACCTTGCAATTCAACAAACTGTACACTTTGACAGTTGTTGCAATTCAATAGTTCTTCTCTAAACAAAGGCCAGGAGTGCATTTGTATTGGGGAGTCATTAAGCCCTTGTATAAACAATATATCTGATTTGTGCCCCGATGTATAGTTAAGTAGTGATCTTTCATAATATGGGTTAGGATTTAAAGAAGGTGGACCATATTCACTGTCAAGCAAGGAGCACGCAAGACCACTTGGGATTTGACCATTTTCTTCAAGTTTACAACGAAATACCAGATTGAGTGGTCCGGGGGCATTAGCAATCACACCATCAGTTTCATGCATTGTATTTAATCTGGTTACTAAATAACCTCCCTGAGAATGGCCGGCAAGAAATATTTTTTGAATATTAATTTGTAATTCCCCACTTGCCTCATTTTTGAGCCAAAGGAGAGCAGCTTCGCATTGCTCAATGTTGTCTCCAAAAAGCAACCCTTCTTCCGGATAAGCTACGCTTAATATCAGCCAATCATCCCTATCAAGAATATTTTTAAAACCGTTAAGTGTATTATTCGCTGCTTGTATAATTAAACTATCGTAGGCCACGGTTCCGTGAAAGACCATTAAAACATTAAATTCATCGCCTTCCGGCTTGTCAATCACTATGTCAACAGAAACTCCATTGTAACTAATGGTTTTTGTAATTTGATAGGCAGGACTAGGGAATATATCAATAACACTCTCTTTATTACACGCAACAAGTGTGAAAAATATTATAAATAATTTTACTTTGTGAAATGCAACAACACTTAATCTCATTGAAGTATTTATTTTAAAAGTTTTTATCTTTTAAACTTAACGATAAAGTCAGTTCCCGCCAAAGGCGGACAAGCTGTCTAAAAAGCTAATTTTAGCTTTAATTACCGGTTAAAAATAGGAATTTTTTTTTTGAGTATAAACATTAATTTACTTCGCTCTAAAGTTGATCAACGAATTTAGAAAAAACTTTTTTGTGAAGTGCGAGGTCTAAATCCGGAGAAACGGATACTCGTGCTATATAATCCTTATCGTCTTCTTTAGTTGTTCCTTGGGTAGACGTTGCGGGGATTGTCCAATAACAGCCTTTAAGTTGGCCATAGCTAACACAATATTTGCTTTCATGAGGTATTTCAGTAATCATCATGTCAATTAGCTTTTGGTTTAACGCGCGTTTATAGGTTTCTCTTTCGGCAGCCGTATTCCCCTTTGTAGGAAGATCTAATGAAAAAACAGAGGGCGTAAACCCTTCTCTAGCCAAATCCTCTGAAACAAAATTAATTTTAGCTGTTGGCAACTTCTTCTCAATAAAACTTACAAACTCACGGGTATTCTTATATGCTTCTTTAATTCTTTGATTCATTGAGGGTAACTGTTCTGCTAAAAATTTAATCTGAAGCCCTGTTGCTTGGTTATCGCAAACTTTGAGGTGCTTATCTATTACGGGCATCAGCCCTTCTGCTTTTTCATTGGCTACGCAATATCCAGCCGTACACTTGCCTCCACTTGGAAACTTTGAGCCACTAACATAAGAAATGGTTCTTACATTTGAGAGGACTCCCTCTTCACTTAAAAACTGAATATTAGGACAAAATGTCTGATCTAAAATAAATACGGGGTCTATAGCAGTTTCACCACTAGCTGTTCTGCGTGATTTACTTAAAACAGCTCTTAGTTTTTCTAAATCAGGGACTTCAACTCTTGGGTTTGTTGGTATTTCAGCAATAATATAAGGAACCGCTCCTTGCTCAGCCACTTTTTCTAAAACGATATCAATACTTTGCACCATATTATTATCTCTATCAACCGGAAGGTCCATTATCTCAACATTCTCAATGCATGCAGCTACACGCCTGGCCTGATCGTTGGTGCCCCCATAACAATTTGGAGGAACAATTATCTTGATATCTTTTCCTTTATGTTTTTTTAGTGCATCCTCAATGAGTCCCATCATAATAGCATATTGAACAGATAGCCCGCTAGAACCTAGAATTACATTTGATTTAGTAGCGGTAATCTTTCTGATAGACATGATCACTTTTTCTTTATTAGCTGCGAAATCACTATCATCAGCCTCTACGGTTTTCCCTATCAGTAACTGTAATGCTGAATGAGAATCCGCCGGTGTCATGGAAATACTTTCCCTTCTTCGTACATGTTGTATCTCTGCTATATAATTCTCATTTGCTCTGCCATTCACCAGTATAACACTTCCAAGCTTTTCCCGGAGGCTGATAAAAAAGTCAATTTTTGAATTAAGTTTTATGTTCTTTAATTCCCCCTCTTGCGAGAGAAAAATTGTACTCCCATTAAAATCCGGAATCGTATCCGGATTTTTGGTATTAACCAGTTCAAAACTGTAACCATATACTTGTTTTAGCACATCAAAGTCAAAAAAATCGGGTAAAGTATCAGTGTAAACAATCCGTGTGTTTTTTTTATCTAGTAAATTCTTTCTTAAAACCGCTAAAACCGGCATAGACTTCGATGAAAAGCTAATAACTGCATCCGGATTCAGATCGTTTAATTTTGCTATTGCCCATTCTAACACAGAGGACAAAGGGTGACCAAGACGGATATAATCAAATGCAGTGGGTAATTCACTTAATGCAGCTGTATCGTAGTTATTTGCATTAAAAAGGTTTTCAAACCGGTTGAGAAACTGTGTTTTTGCCTGACTTTCATCAAAAATATCTAATCGATGTGTGGTAAGTTTCAACCAGTCATTCGGTATATTTTTTAATACGTTTTCAATATAACTGAGTGTAGTCTTTGCTTTCATTATATCTATTTATTGATAGGCCGCCAATATATATCTTT
This genomic window contains:
- a CDS encoding T9SS C-terminal target domain-containing protein — protein: MNCLQTFFLMLFLFFSFGVANAQTVVVLELQDPCATVSVEETLQQKQSFQLDIFPNPANDRIVVKASSGEQMGKIKIQLINLNGAVILSEELFSENNAFMKTFNISHLPRGTYIMNLFKGTEKTSRKVIIN
- a CDS encoding cystathionine beta-synthase, whose protein sequence is MKAKTTLSYIENVLKNIPNDWLKLTTHRLDIFDESQAKTQFLNRFENLFNANNYDTAALSELPTAFDYIRLGHPLSSVLEWAIAKLNDLNPDAVISFSSKSMPVLAVLRKNLLDKKNTRIVYTDTLPDFFDFDVLKQVYGYSFELVNTKNPDTIPDFNGSTIFLSQEGELKNIKLNSKIDFFISLREKLGSVILVNGRANENYIAEIQHVRRRESISMTPADSHSALQLLIGKTVEADDSDFAANKEKVIMSIRKITATKSNVILGSSGLSVQYAIMMGLIEDALKKHKGKDIKIIVPPNCYGGTNDQARRVAACIENVEIMDLPVDRDNNMVQSIDIVLEKVAEQGAVPYIIAEIPTNPRVEVPDLEKLRAVLSKSRRTASGETAIDPVFILDQTFCPNIQFLSEEGVLSNVRTISYVSGSKFPSGGKCTAGYCVANEKAEGLMPVIDKHLKVCDNQATGLQIKFLAEQLPSMNQRIKEAYKNTREFVSFIEKKLPTAKINFVSEDLAREGFTPSVFSLDLPTKGNTAAERETYKRALNQKLIDMMITEIPHESKYCVSYGQLKGCYWTIPATSTQGTTKEDDKDYIARVSVSPDLDLALHKKVFSKFVDQL
- a CDS encoding DUF3050 domain-containing protein, whose product is MTGQIEKIRKKIEPLRQEIINHKVYSVIKDVDDLKIFMQFHVYAVWDFMSLLKTLQNNLTCTSVPWFPKGTADTRHLINEIVNGEESDIDINGIRKSHFEIYLDAMKQCGADTYQIESFTSILKNTGNFNKAFKNSNTPKEASEFIDFTFKIIGTNKAYLQSAIFTFGREDLIPGMFLSIVNDIHRNFPDSIGIFKYYLERHIEVDGDHHSHLALQMTANLCGTDIKFWEDAEKTTIESLQKRINLWDGAYKQIMNKTTT